Genomic segment of Arthrobacter antioxidans:
GTCCTGCGGCAGCACACCGATGCCGCCGCGCCGCGCGATGGTTTCGACCATGCGCCGCCCGGTCACCGCCGTCATGTTGGCCACGACGAGCGGGATCGTGGTGCCCGTGCCGTCGTCCGAGGAAAGATCGACGTCGAAGCGGGAGATGACCTCGGACGTGGAGGGCACGAGGAACACGTCCGAATAGGTGAGGTCGGTGGTGGGCGGGTTGATGAAGCGCATGGTTCTCCTTGATAGACAGCCGCAGAAAGTATAGTGGTCCCGGCCCGGCTGATTGGATTGTTCGTTACTACTGTCACTACACTTGGACAGGGTCCGGGCACGGCTTCGCGCCGATCTTGCCGACCGCACCGCGCTCAGGGCAATTTACGGAAGAGGCGTATACCAAGTGCCAGAACAGACCAGCCACCGCCTACCTGAAGAATTCGGCGGAAACGAGTGGCTTGTTGACGAGCTCTACGAGCAGTTCCAGCGGGACCGTCACTCGGTGGACCGCAAGTGGTGGGAGCTCTTCGACTCGTTCGACGCCGACGGCGCGCCGTCGGGAAACAGCAGCCGTGCCGCGGACGCCCCTGCCGACAAGGCGACGTCGCCCGCTGTCGCCACGCCGGCCGCTCCCGCACCGGCCAGCCCGCCGTCCGCCGCACCCTCGGCAGCCAGGCCCTCCACGAGGGAACTGCCGGTCGTGAAGGCGGAGACCGCGGCGCCGAAGGCCTCGGGCGAATCGCCCGCGAGCACCCAGCAGAGCGGCAAGCCCCCCGTCGCCAACGAGCCGGCGAAGAAGCCGGAATCCTCGCGCGAGGACAAGCCCGCCACGAAGCCCATCCCCGCGCAGCTCCCCGCCTCGGACCGCACCCCCGAGATGGACGAGAACAAGGTCAGCGTGCTGCGCGGCCCGGCGAAGGCGATCTCCACCAACATGGAGGCCAGCCTCAGCGTCCCCACGGCGACGAGCGTCCGGGCCATCCCCGCGAAGCTGCTCATCGACAACCGTGTGGTCATCAACAACAACCTCGCCCGTGCCCGCGGCGGCAAGGTGTCCTTCACCCACCTGATCGGGTACGCGATCATCCGCGCGCTCGCCCAGTTCCCCTCCCAGAACGTCTACTACGACGTCGTCGACGGCAAGCCGTCCGCGGTGCAGCCCGCGCACGTGAACTTCGGCCTGGCCATCGACATGCCGAAGCCGGACGGCACGCGCTCCCTCGTGGTGCCGAACATCAAGAAGGCCGAGACCATGAACTTCTCGGAGTTCTGGCACGCCTACGAGGACCTCGTGAAGAAGGCCCGGGCCGGCAAGCTCGGCGCCGACGACTACGCCGGCACCACGGTGTCCCTGACCAATCCGGGCGGCATCGGCACGGTGCACTCCGTGCCACGCCTGTCCAAGGGCCAGGCGTGCATCATCGGCGCGGGCGCCCTCGAGTACCCCGCGGAGTTCCAGGGCTCGAGCGAGAAGACCCTCGCGAAGCACGCCATCAGCAAGACGATCACGCTGACCTCGACCTACGATCACCGCGTGATCCAGGGCGCCGGCAGCGGCGAGTTCCTGCGCATCATCCACCAGCTGCTGCTGGGTGAGCAGAACTTCTACGACGACATCTTCGAGTCGCTGCGCATCCCCTACGAGCCCGTGCGCTGGAGCGCGGACATCCAGGTCGATCCGATGGACCAGATCAACAAGGTCGCCCGGATCCAGCAGCTCATCCACGCGTACCGGGTGCGCGGACACCTCATGGCGGACACCAACCCGCTCGAGTACGTCCAGCGCAAGCACGCCGACCTCGACATCCGCACCCACGGACTGACCCTGTGGGACCTCGATCGCGAATGGCCCACGGGCGGTTTCGGCGGCCAGCCGACGCTCAAGTTCCGCGACATGCTCGGCGTGCTCCGCGACGCCTACTGCCGCACCACGGGCATCGAGTACATGCACCTGCAGGACCCCGAGGAGCGCCAGTGGTTCCAGGACGAGCTGGAGCACCCGTACTCCAAGCCGAGCCGTGAGGAGCAGCTGCGCATCCTGCACAAGCTGAACTCCGCCGAGGCGTTCGAGACGTTCCTGCAGACGAAGTTCGTCGGCCAGAAGCGCTTCTCCCTCGAGGGCGGCGAATCCCTGATCCCGCTGCTCGATGCCGTGATCTCCGGTGCGGCCGACGACGGCCTCGACGAGGTCGCGATCGGCATGGCGCACCGCGGCCGGCTGAACGTCCTCACCAACATCGCCGGCAAGACCTACGCGCAGATCTTCCGCGAGTTCGAGGGCACGCAGGATCCGCGCTCGGTGCAGGGCTCGGGCGACGTCAAGTACCACCTCGGCACCGAGGGGACGTTCACCTCCGACGCCGGCAACGAGACCAAGGTCTACCTCGCCGCGAACCCGTCCCACCTCGAGGCGGTGGACCCCGTGCTGGAAGGCATCGTCCGCGCCAAGCAGGACCTGCTGGACCAGGGCGAGACCTTCCCCGTCCTGCCGATCCTCATCCACGGCGACGCGGCCTTCGCGGGCCAGGGCGTCGTGGCGGAGACGCTCAACCTCTCGCAGCTGCGCGGCTACCGCACCGGCGGCACCATCCACGTCATCGTGAACAACCAGGTGGGCTTCACCACGAGCCCGACGTCGTCGCGCTCGTCCGTGTACTCGACCGATGTCGCGAAGATGGTCCAGGCGCCCGTCTTCCATGTCAACGGCGACGACCCCGAGGCCGTGGTCCGCGTGGCCCAGATGGCGTACCAGTTCCGCCAGCGGTTCAACAAGGACGTCGTCATCGACATGGTCTGCTACCGCCGTCGCGGCCACAACGAGGGCGACGACCCCTCGATGACGCAGCCCATGATGTACAACCTGATCGAGGCCAAGCGCTCCGTCCGGAAGCTGTACACCGAGGCGCTGATCGGCCGCGGTGACATCACGCAGGAGGAGGCCGAGCAGGCACTGCGCGACTACCAGGAGCGCCTCGAGCGCGTCTTCGCCGAGACCCACGCCGCCCAGACCTCGCCGATCCCCGTGATCGCCAAGGACCCGCAGGCGGTCTCGGACCTCGAGCGGCCCTACGCCCAGCAGTCCGACAGCGGCGATGCCGCCGCGCCGCAGACCGCGATCAGCAAGGACGTCCTGGCCCACATCGGAGCGGCGCACACCGCGATCCCGGACGGCTTCACCGTCCACCCGAAGCTGAAGGCACTGCTCGACAAGCGCGAGCAGATGTCGCGTGAAGGCGGGATCGACTGGGGCTTCGGCGAGATCGCGGCCTTCGGGTCCCTCCTCATGGAAGGCATCCCCGTCAGGCTCGCAGGCCAGGACTCGCGTCGCGGCACCTTCGTGCAGCGGCACGCCGTCTTCCACGACCGCGCCACCGGGCACGAGTGGCTGCCGCTCGACGACCTCAGCGAGGACCAGTCCAAGTTCTGGATCTACGACTCCCTGCTGAGCGAATACGCGGCCATGGGCTTCGAGTACGGCTACTCCGTGGAACGCCCCGACGCCCTCGTCATCTGGGAGGCGCAGTTCGGTGACTTCGTCAACGGCGCGCAGACCATCATCGACGAGTTCATCAGCTCCGCGGAGCAGAAGTGGGGACAGCGGTCCTCCCTCGTCCTCATGCTGCCCCACGGCTACGAAGGCCAGGGTCCCGACCACTCGTCCGCGCGCATCGAACGGTTCCTGCAGATGTGCGCCGAGGAGAACATGGTCGTCGCCAACCCGAGCAACGCCGCCTCCCACTTCCATCTGCTGCGCCGGCACGCGTACACGCGTCCGAGGAAGCCGCTGATCATCTTCACCCCCAAGCAGCTCCTGCGCCTCAAGGCCGCGGCGAGCTCGGTGGAGGACTTCACCCAGGGCACCTTCCAGCCCGTCATCCCCGACACGCTCGAGACGCCGGGGAACGACGTCGAGCGGGTCATCCTCGTCTCCGGGCGGCTCTACTACGACCTGCTGGCTTCACGCCAGAAGCTCGACGACGGCAAGACGGCCATCGTGCGCGTGGAGCAGCTGTACCCGCTGCCGGTGGAGGAGATCCGGGCCGCCCTCGCCACCTACCCGGGCGCGGAGATCGTCTGGGCGCAGGACGAGCCGGCCAACCAGGGGCCGTGGCCCTTCATCGGGCTCAACCTCCCCCAGGAGCTCGACCGGCCCCTCCGGCTCGCGTCGCGTCCCGCGTCCGCCTCCACGGCGACGGGTTCGGCGAAGAACCACGCGAAGGAGCAGGAGCTCCTAATCAAGCTGGCGTTCGGCCGGCAATAGTAAGCCATCAGTATGATGTTGGGTGGGGCTCAGGCCCCACCCGATGTCTTTAAGGGCCTGTCAGCGGCATGCGCCGACTTCAGGCAGCCCCGCACCTCCGACGAGCACACCGAGGAACCAGTGGAACAACGCAGAATCCGGCTAGCAGCAGTGGGCGACGAACTCCTCGCAGGGCTCGGTGATCCGAGGGCTCTCGGCTGGCTCGGTCGCGTGATGGCCCGGACCAGGCCCGACAACGTGTCCGTCGAGGCGTACAGCCTCGCCGCTCCCGGTGAGGGGACCGAAGCCCTGGCGAACCGCTGGCTGCAGGAGGCGGGGCGCCGCTTCGCCGACGGCTACGACAACCGCCTCGTGATCGGTTTGTCCGACCGCGACCTGGACCTGGAGCTGTCCACCGCGAGGAGCCGACTCAACCTCGCGAACATCCTCGACGGCGCTTCGCAGTCGAGCGTCAAGGCACTCGTCGTCGGGCCTCCGCCCGGACTCGACCCAGAACGCAACCGCCGCCTCGCCGACCTCTCCGCTGCCTTCGGGGACGTCACCACGCGCCGCAAGCACGTCTTCGTCGACACCTTCACCCCGCTGCTCGCCCACGAGCAGTGGCGCCACGACCTCGCGGCCAACGGCGGGACGCCGGGCCAGGCCGGCTACGGCCTCATGGCCTGGCTGGTGCTGCACCGCGGCTGGTTCCAATGGCTGGAAGTGCCCGCGCCAGAGTAAGGCACACGAGACCAGGAAGGCCCCGGGACACGCTGTTCCCGGGGCCTTTTCCGTTATTCAGGAGCCTTATGTTTCACCGGGGTAACAAATGGGTTATCAGTGACTTACTGAGTGTCCGAAGGCAACGATCCTTCGCTATGCTGACCGAGTGTGATTGCCGTCACGACCGCAATCCACCTCGTGGGACATTGCTGCGTCCCTCGCGCCCAGCACAGTAAGGACTATCGAATGCGTAATAAGCGCACATTGACGCTCGCCGCACTGTCCATCGGGGCGCTCACACTGAGCGCCTGTGGATCGGCGGGCGGGACCACCGCGGCTCCGGCCTCGGACAGTGCCGAGGAGAACCTGGCGACGACGATCAACATCGCGATCAGCCAGGCCCCGACCGGCTACAACGGCAACACCGCCGCCACGAACTCCGTCTACAACGGCTACATCAGCAACCTGACCACGAGTGGCTTCGCAGCCTTCACGGCGGCCGGAGAGCTGGAGGCCAACCCGGAATTCGGCAGCTACGAGAAGATCAGCGACGACCCGCTGACGATCAAATACACCATCAATGACGATGCTGTCTGGTCCGACGGCGTGCCGATCGACTACGACGACGTCCTGCTCACCTGGGCCGCCATGTCGGGCACGCACCCGAGCGGCGAGAAGGATGCCGAGACGGGCGCCGAGTCGGATCTCTTCCTGGCCTCCTCCACCAACGGGTTCGCACAGACGGAGATGATCGAGGGCGAGCCCGGCGACAAGGAATTCGAGCTCGTCTTCTCGGAGCCGTATGCCGACTGGGAAGCACTCCTCACCGGCGACCTCATCATGCCCGCGCACATCGCCGCGGAGCAGGGCGGGCTGTCTCCCGAGGGTGACGGCACCGAGCTCGTCGAGGCCATCAAGGCGACCGACATCGCGGCGCTCACGCCCGTCGCCGAGTTCTGGAACAGCGGCTGGGACTACGAAGTGGATCTCCCGACCCTGCCGGACACCGCGCTGCTCCCCTCGTCCGGCCCGTACAAGCTGGACAATGCCACCAACGGCACCCTGACGCTCGTGAAGAACGACCAGTACTGGGGCGACGAGCGGGCCGGCAAGACCGACACCATCGTCTTCAAGACCATCGTCGACGAGGAGGCCGTCCAGGCGCTCCAGAACGGCGACGTGGACGTCATCGACCCCTCCAGCCCCACCGTCGACACCAAGGCCGCCCTCGAGCAGATCGGCGAGACCGTCGCGGTCGACACCGGGACGTCGCTGACCTTCTCGCACCTGGATCTCGACCAGCGCCCCGGCGCCGTCTTCGAGGACGTCAAGGTCCGCCAGGCCTTCAATGCCTGCACGCCCCGCGCGGACATGGTCGACAAGTTCGTGACCCCGATCGATCCCGAGGGGACGGTCATGAACCTGCGCGAGTACCAGCCCGGACAGCCCGATTACGACACGGTCCTCGACGGCGCTCCCGCCGCACAGGGTGACGGTGCCGCGGACATCGAGGGTGCCAAGGCCCTGCTCGCCGAAGCCGGCAAGACCGAGCCCGTCAAGGTGTCCCTGATGTACGCGTCCACGAGCCAGCTCCGCGCCGACATGGTGGCACTCATCAAGGACTCCTGCGACAAGGCAGGGTTCGAGATCATCCCGCAGCCCGAGGCCGAGTGGAGCGCCAAGCTCTCACAGCCCGGCGCCTGGGATGCCGTGCTGTTCGCCTGGGCCGGATCCGGCCTCGTCGCCTCCGGCGAGTCCATCTACGTCTCCGGTGGCGAGCAGAACTTCGGCGGCTACGCCGATGAGGAAGTCGACCGCCTCTGGAGCGAGATCGCGACCACGACGGAGGCCGACGAGGTCCCCGCGCTGAAGACCGAACTCGAGCAGCGCCTCGCGGAGACGCAGTACAACGTGGTGCTCTACGCGAACGCCGACATCATCGGGTACTCCTCGAAGCTCGACGGCGTCGAGATGAACCCGACGCAGACCGGCATCACCTGGAATGCCTACAGCTGGACGAAGCAGAACTGATTGCAGCCTTCCGCTGACGCATGAGGACGGGCAGGCCCGCGGGCCTGCCCGTCCTTGTGCCCGGCACCGCGACAGCCTGCACCGTTTCCAAGGAGCCCCCACGTGTTCTACTTCATCGCCAAGCGAACGATCATCTCGTTCTTCATCATGCTCGCAGCGACCACGCTGATGTATTTCCTCACCATCTCGTCGGGCGACCCCTTCGAAGACCTCGGTGAAGCCAGCGGTCCGGAGAAGGAGGCGACCATCGCCGCCCGCACGGCCGCCATGAACCTCGACGTGCCGCCCATCCCCCGCTACTTCCTCTGGCTGAAGGAGGTGGGTCACTGCATCGTCCCCGGCGGCGTGAGCTGCACCCTCGGCCTGGACCGCTCCGGTGCCGCGGTCCTCCCCCAGCTCGAGAACGCGATGGGCTCGACGCTGCGCCTCGTCGTCGTGGCCACGGTCCTCGCCCTCGTGCTCGGCGTGATCGTCGGGATCGTGACGGCGATCCGCCAGTACAGCGT
This window contains:
- a CDS encoding ABC transporter family substrate-binding protein, producing MRNKRTLTLAALSIGALTLSACGSAGGTTAAPASDSAEENLATTINIAISQAPTGYNGNTAATNSVYNGYISNLTTSGFAAFTAAGELEANPEFGSYEKISDDPLTIKYTINDDAVWSDGVPIDYDDVLLTWAAMSGTHPSGEKDAETGAESDLFLASSTNGFAQTEMIEGEPGDKEFELVFSEPYADWEALLTGDLIMPAHIAAEQGGLSPEGDGTELVEAIKATDIAALTPVAEFWNSGWDYEVDLPTLPDTALLPSSGPYKLDNATNGTLTLVKNDQYWGDERAGKTDTIVFKTIVDEEAVQALQNGDVDVIDPSSPTVDTKAALEQIGETVAVDTGTSLTFSHLDLDQRPGAVFEDVKVRQAFNACTPRADMVDKFVTPIDPEGTVMNLREYQPGQPDYDTVLDGAPAAQGDGAADIEGAKALLAEAGKTEPVKVSLMYASTSQLRADMVALIKDSCDKAGFEIIPQPEAEWSAKLSQPGAWDAVLFAWAGSGLVASGESIYVSGGEQNFGGYADEEVDRLWSEIATTTEADEVPALKTELEQRLAETQYNVVLYANADIIGYSSKLDGVEMNPTQTGITWNAYSWTKQN
- a CDS encoding multifunctional oxoglutarate decarboxylase/oxoglutarate dehydrogenase thiamine pyrophosphate-binding subunit/dihydrolipoyllysine-residue succinyltransferase subunit, yielding MPEQTSHRLPEEFGGNEWLVDELYEQFQRDRHSVDRKWWELFDSFDADGAPSGNSSRAADAPADKATSPAVATPAAPAPASPPSAAPSAARPSTRELPVVKAETAAPKASGESPASTQQSGKPPVANEPAKKPESSREDKPATKPIPAQLPASDRTPEMDENKVSVLRGPAKAISTNMEASLSVPTATSVRAIPAKLLIDNRVVINNNLARARGGKVSFTHLIGYAIIRALAQFPSQNVYYDVVDGKPSAVQPAHVNFGLAIDMPKPDGTRSLVVPNIKKAETMNFSEFWHAYEDLVKKARAGKLGADDYAGTTVSLTNPGGIGTVHSVPRLSKGQACIIGAGALEYPAEFQGSSEKTLAKHAISKTITLTSTYDHRVIQGAGSGEFLRIIHQLLLGEQNFYDDIFESLRIPYEPVRWSADIQVDPMDQINKVARIQQLIHAYRVRGHLMADTNPLEYVQRKHADLDIRTHGLTLWDLDREWPTGGFGGQPTLKFRDMLGVLRDAYCRTTGIEYMHLQDPEERQWFQDELEHPYSKPSREEQLRILHKLNSAEAFETFLQTKFVGQKRFSLEGGESLIPLLDAVISGAADDGLDEVAIGMAHRGRLNVLTNIAGKTYAQIFREFEGTQDPRSVQGSGDVKYHLGTEGTFTSDAGNETKVYLAANPSHLEAVDPVLEGIVRAKQDLLDQGETFPVLPILIHGDAAFAGQGVVAETLNLSQLRGYRTGGTIHVIVNNQVGFTTSPTSSRSSVYSTDVAKMVQAPVFHVNGDDPEAVVRVAQMAYQFRQRFNKDVVIDMVCYRRRGHNEGDDPSMTQPMMYNLIEAKRSVRKLYTEALIGRGDITQEEAEQALRDYQERLERVFAETHAAQTSPIPVIAKDPQAVSDLERPYAQQSDSGDAAAPQTAISKDVLAHIGAAHTAIPDGFTVHPKLKALLDKREQMSREGGIDWGFGEIAAFGSLLMEGIPVRLAGQDSRRGTFVQRHAVFHDRATGHEWLPLDDLSEDQSKFWIYDSLLSEYAAMGFEYGYSVERPDALVIWEAQFGDFVNGAQTIIDEFISSAEQKWGQRSSLVLMLPHGYEGQGPDHSSARIERFLQMCAEENMVVANPSNAASHFHLLRRHAYTRPRKPLIIFTPKQLLRLKAAASSVEDFTQGTFQPVIPDTLETPGNDVERVILVSGRLYYDLLASRQKLDDGKTAIVRVEQLYPLPVEEIRAALATYPGAEIVWAQDEPANQGPWPFIGLNLPQELDRPLRLASRPASASTATGSAKNHAKEQELLIKLAFGRQ
- a CDS encoding GDSL-type esterase/lipase family protein, with amino-acid sequence MEQRRIRLAAVGDELLAGLGDPRALGWLGRVMARTRPDNVSVEAYSLAAPGEGTEALANRWLQEAGRRFADGYDNRLVIGLSDRDLDLELSTARSRLNLANILDGASQSSVKALVVGPPPGLDPERNRRLADLSAAFGDVTTRRKHVFVDTFTPLLAHEQWRHDLAANGGTPGQAGYGLMAWLVLHRGWFQWLEVPAPE